A genomic window from Peptococcus niger includes:
- a CDS encoding S-layer homology domain-containing protein, which translates to MKRLIATLLMICMLLTMLPVMPAQAAGKRPEAPAGVTFKIVNNTLEIGFEDDPLTKEEKDWLADIVDIEINGFHYREVGHSDTIPNQAFERVEEEDETVSSIQISNHNLSLPSNDIKILAPNYQAYTTTYSRPEIEKMTDGLSIIGVALGHAGDEHLQSDGMSINLRYDYNSSENGALNTLMTCGLKSVTIDGKTFSVRDAQDGRQSFFLRETVLSAWDKTPDGKLIVDHFKKHDKHQVIMTFNDDSSVKYEDKGYQDPNKESEKEEDPPSGAVDKNTGGMAAGWEFVKFEQAANDWNGARMASDIPQDQWYKKYVENIRYVLIDDSQLADKQEKPGDITLQGEVLAFAVYGRVFNNDPHKMVIGFKDGSTLTHIDAGYEGPQKPFDIDKYLKENPTRKEEAAKPATGEVSKKYVIESADFVKGYGDPELVVKFKNVEHRLLIEDMQSFTVNGKTYDNSNLWTLSWKGMICNDQSVIHLLYGKDQLDLTFLWKDGSHTTIIKKITPVTDPKGPQKPEKPAEPELSNEEQVLSDDDETVQVTAPAGALPKDVSLSLTERSSQEVADLSPAYGKIIADKKNVSAFDISLYSNNQKVQPKKPVKVSLPLGSHDKDSLAVYHLKADGQSGPVKAQVENGRVIFTADSFSIYLLTSGKKEKEKPAVDQKKMADQLAITGLQEKMNWMGELDSVVLQCKDIEKKSTEERTKLAASLKAATWTVNGETFTNQEIGYTQGGLTGYEVYGFNADLITAYKKQKPAAVKITFTDGSSWDNGVQFNNESSKKDYALTAKLPDGDYTLTFAASKPDGSPSMMAGFLDKKAKLTVAGNQKTVTFLITSNANLLLDFACSEKGKEQFVSAKDEVYGKASDNCKTYTVPVEALDKKYQLAILNAMMNGQNSDKGNYTKYTKVDLSFTPPVIKGWTGFNKAENPAFDQGKNDDNLRLKLIAAGVDTNGDGKISKEELQNARGKLDLSNEKIGPSPDVSILKDLGPNVSELYLDANGIESLPDGFFDHMTGLGQVSLSGNKLTALPKNTFAKNKNLHTVWMEGNELTELAADLFANNPELKEVAISRNKIDRLPEGFFNKNSKLKVFYASGNQISRIEEGTFGEMRRLTKLDLSDNRLTELPADFNHFAQLEELSLANNRLTSLPDGISKFGRLYKLNISNNQIKDINEKIWQKMARNSSNYRTKYPNLDVSGNLLTDIPFDKMLAQKPAFNKFDVSRNYLPASLSQDQVDKLSKLGIHIGSGMENLYQPQLSAMKASLQADKGEITLNQDLDMLQMAFWEIKDFHTWDSFLSPEAYLTFLKDKIYKSHNITTINDHLGIAQILDKMNFDWQIRTVIEKKEGDSYREISNEFLENEGHNGTLSDVDPLDDYRLTFKDPDMKAGDCYRLTRTLQMKSNQSDYKPVFRYSLEAKAKSAVAEKKDTAWEVPAELWKADKDEPSMAASILGHKALVSKTDEGYKVQLTFTPLTIGSITGYLQALEVYESKDDQTLGKARALPLKDVKSNERGMIAASFMTADKPQDIYYLTVTYTIGSVPANRSALAVPGKASTSTDPVRLRLNWKEAKAVTVAETDPEKEDAKTALDKAIKAAQAKLADGKTYTDASKAAVEKALTDAQAALDKDTATMQAATAALNKAVTSLEEKAVDQVETVPIKVFKANEDKESMSSKAVIPEAKVQKVAEGWQVDVSFQPMKVMGLTGHLEKAYVYDKLEDMKAKKAKDLRKGVEVIDRYTEKDKDYPKTIRFISKDKPKVIGLCVVVDMMRAMGGDGEADLRLIFDWPEEKPAVDQDKEAAKAALDKAIKAAQDKLTDGKTYTDASKSVLDKALTEAKAALDKDTADMQTATAALNKAVADLKEKPVVDKDKEAAKAALTKAIDQAKAKLADGKTYTDASKSVLDKALTEAKAALDKDTAAMQAATAALNKAVADLKEKPVVDKDKEAAKAALTKAIDQAKAKLADGKTYTDDSRAAVQAALAKAQTALNRDTVEMKEAIEALNRAVAKLQRVTKSEPEEKEFTVKAFIRHASKDAYSMANKAFYPQVEVLEKDGEVSYTLYFKSLSVMGQQGRITAVTVDGQEAEQVTGRDSEYSIGYRFTRNRLKEDEIKLSFNVDMMAGMTQDAILVLDWSGSTLKPKKGAGDAGLQAEEGKNFADKELKALLDKAEKLMKEDKYSAKDLAALKRALKDGKEAKDEATAKRAKKALIEAMDALKKDQVQQEEAPEQAGNKAFSLTQPTAGYISGYPNGTFQPASSVSRAEAAAMLAKFVVVNKPVKASVKDLPADRWYSESMKTLISAGLLSGYEDGTVRPDRTMTRAEMIAMIVRMKSLASQPATYTDLSVGHWAYQMIGSAQAAGIVSGYPDGSFKPDQEVSRAEMVAMINRAFAYEGSGGDRTFTDLAPDHWAYQDIQKAARA; encoded by the coding sequence ATGAAACGATTGATTGCGACCCTGCTGATGATTTGTATGCTTCTAACCATGTTGCCGGTCATGCCTGCACAAGCGGCCGGTAAGCGGCCGGAAGCACCGGCAGGGGTCACCTTTAAGATTGTAAACAATACCTTAGAGATTGGTTTTGAAGATGATCCTTTAACTAAAGAAGAAAAAGATTGGCTGGCCGATATCGTTGATATTGAAATAAACGGTTTTCATTACCGGGAAGTTGGGCATTCGGATACGATCCCCAATCAGGCTTTTGAGAGAGTGGAAGAAGAGGATGAGACAGTGAGTTCGATCCAAATTTCCAACCACAATCTCAGCCTGCCCAGTAATGATATTAAAATTTTAGCGCCTAACTACCAGGCTTATACCACGACCTATAGTCGGCCGGAGATTGAAAAAATGACCGACGGCTTGAGCATTATCGGTGTTGCTTTGGGTCACGCCGGCGATGAGCACTTACAGAGTGACGGTATGTCCATCAATTTGCGCTATGATTATAACAGCTCGGAAAACGGGGCCTTAAATACCCTGATGACCTGCGGCCTAAAGAGTGTGACCATTGACGGTAAAACCTTCAGTGTCCGGGATGCCCAAGACGGCCGGCAAAGCTTTTTCTTACGCGAAACAGTCCTGTCGGCCTGGGATAAAACCCCGGATGGTAAGTTGATCGTAGACCATTTTAAAAAGCATGACAAACACCAGGTCATTATGACCTTCAACGATGACAGCAGTGTTAAATACGAAGATAAGGGCTATCAAGATCCGAATAAAGAGTCGGAAAAAGAAGAAGATCCCCCCTCAGGAGCGGTGGATAAAAATACCGGGGGCATGGCTGCCGGCTGGGAGTTTGTAAAATTCGAGCAAGCTGCTAATGATTGGAACGGGGCTCGGATGGCCAGCGACATCCCCCAAGACCAATGGTACAAAAAGTACGTTGAAAATATCCGCTATGTGCTTATCGATGATAGCCAGCTGGCTGATAAACAAGAAAAACCCGGTGATATTACCCTGCAAGGGGAAGTGCTGGCTTTTGCCGTCTATGGCCGGGTCTTTAACAATGACCCCCATAAAATGGTTATCGGCTTTAAAGATGGCAGTACCCTTACCCATATTGATGCGGGCTATGAAGGGCCCCAAAAACCCTTCGACATCGATAAGTATCTAAAAGAAAACCCCACCCGCAAGGAAGAAGCGGCCAAGCCCGCAACCGGGGAAGTCTCTAAAAAATATGTCATTGAAAGCGCTGACTTTGTCAAGGGCTACGGGGACCCGGAGCTGGTGGTTAAATTTAAGAATGTCGAGCATAGGCTCCTTATTGAGGACATGCAGTCCTTTACCGTGAACGGCAAGACTTATGACAATAGCAACCTATGGACTCTTTCCTGGAAGGGGATGATCTGCAATGACCAGAGTGTGATTCACCTCCTGTACGGGAAAGATCAATTAGACTTGACCTTCCTTTGGAAAGACGGGTCCCACACCACGATTATCAAGAAAATCACCCCGGTGACCGATCCCAAAGGCCCTCAAAAGCCTGAAAAACCGGCTGAACCGGAACTTTCTAACGAAGAACAAGTCTTAAGCGATGACGATGAAACCGTGCAGGTAACGGCACCGGCCGGCGCCCTTCCCAAGGATGTCTCCTTAAGCCTTACAGAAAGATCAAGTCAAGAAGTGGCAGACCTGTCACCGGCCTATGGCAAGATCATTGCAGATAAGAAAAACGTCTCTGCCTTTGATATTTCCCTTTACAGTAACAATCAAAAGGTGCAACCTAAAAAACCGGTTAAGGTCAGCTTGCCCCTGGGCAGTCATGATAAAGACAGCCTGGCGGTCTACCACCTTAAGGCTGATGGCCAATCCGGGCCGGTCAAAGCCCAAGTGGAGAATGGCCGGGTAATCTTTACGGCTGACAGTTTTTCCATTTATCTCTTAACCAGCGGCAAAAAAGAAAAGGAAAAACCTGCCGTTGACCAGAAAAAAATGGCTGACCAGCTGGCTATTACCGGTCTACAAGAAAAAATGAACTGGATGGGCGAATTAGATTCTGTCGTCCTCCAGTGCAAGGATATCGAAAAGAAATCCACTGAAGAAAGAACTAAACTGGCAGCTAGTCTTAAAGCAGCTACTTGGACGGTGAACGGCGAGACCTTTACCAACCAAGAAATTGGCTATACCCAGGGTGGATTAACCGGCTACGAAGTCTACGGTTTCAATGCGGATTTGATAACAGCTTACAAAAAACAAAAACCGGCCGCTGTAAAAATCACCTTTACTGACGGCAGCAGCTGGGATAACGGGGTTCAATTCAATAACGAGAGCAGCAAAAAAGACTATGCTCTGACAGCTAAGTTGCCGGATGGCGACTATACCCTGACTTTCGCTGCTAGCAAGCCGGACGGCAGCCCCAGCATGATGGCCGGTTTCTTAGATAAGAAGGCAAAATTAACCGTTGCCGGCAATCAAAAAACCGTCACCTTCTTAATCACTTCTAATGCTAACTTGCTCTTAGACTTTGCCTGCAGCGAGAAAGGAAAAGAGCAATTTGTATCAGCAAAAGATGAGGTCTACGGTAAAGCGTCAGATAACTGCAAGACCTATACCGTCCCGGTAGAGGCCCTGGATAAAAAATACCAACTGGCCATTTTAAACGCCATGATGAATGGTCAGAATTCTGATAAAGGCAACTACACCAAGTACACCAAGGTGGACCTTTCTTTTACTCCACCGGTCATCAAGGGCTGGACCGGCTTTAATAAAGCTGAAAACCCGGCCTTTGACCAAGGGAAAAATGATGACAACCTCAGATTAAAACTCATTGCCGCCGGGGTAGATACCAACGGCGATGGGAAGATTTCTAAAGAAGAACTGCAAAATGCCCGTGGTAAGTTGGATTTGAGCAATGAAAAAATCGGCCCCAGCCCGGATGTTTCCATCTTAAAAGATCTGGGCCCCAATGTTAGCGAGCTTTACCTGGATGCCAACGGCATTGAATCTTTGCCGGACGGTTTCTTTGATCATATGACGGGCCTTGGTCAGGTCAGCCTAAGCGGAAATAAGCTCACTGCCCTGCCCAAGAACACCTTTGCTAAAAATAAAAATTTGCACACCGTGTGGATGGAAGGAAATGAACTGACAGAGCTGGCGGCCGATCTCTTTGCCAACAACCCGGAACTGAAAGAAGTAGCCATTTCTCGGAATAAGATTGACCGCCTGCCTGAGGGCTTCTTCAACAAGAACAGCAAACTGAAGGTCTTTTATGCCAGCGGAAACCAAATTAGCCGGATTGAAGAGGGAACCTTCGGTGAGATGAGACGGCTGACTAAGCTGGATCTGTCCGATAACCGCTTGACCGAGCTGCCGGCTGACTTTAATCATTTCGCTCAACTGGAAGAACTCAGCCTGGCCAATAACCGCCTGACCAGTCTCCCTGACGGGATAAGCAAGTTTGGCCGTCTTTACAAGCTGAATATCAGCAATAACCAAATCAAAGATATTAACGAAAAAATATGGCAGAAAATGGCTCGCAACAGTTCGAATTACAGGACTAAATATCCCAACCTGGATGTAAGCGGTAATTTACTGACGGATATTCCCTTTGATAAGATGTTGGCGCAAAAACCGGCATTTAATAAATTTGACGTCAGCCGCAACTATTTGCCGGCCAGCCTCAGCCAAGATCAAGTAGATAAGCTCTCTAAACTGGGGATTCACATTGGCAGCGGCATGGAAAACCTTTACCAGCCCCAGCTCAGTGCTATGAAGGCCAGTTTACAGGCAGATAAAGGAGAAATCACCCTAAACCAAGACCTGGATATGTTGCAAATGGCCTTTTGGGAGATTAAAGATTTCCATACCTGGGACAGCTTCCTGTCTCCGGAAGCCTACCTGACTTTCCTCAAGGATAAAATATACAAGAGCCATAATATCACCACCATCAATGACCACCTGGGGATTGCCCAAATCTTAGATAAAATGAATTTTGACTGGCAAATCCGCACCGTCATTGAGAAAAAAGAGGGGGACAGCTACCGGGAAATCAGCAATGAGTTCCTGGAAAATGAAGGGCATAACGGGACCCTGAGCGATGTAGACCCCTTAGATGACTACCGACTGACCTTTAAAGATCCGGATATGAAGGCCGGTGACTGCTACCGGCTGACTCGGACTCTGCAAATGAAGAGCAACCAGAGTGACTATAAGCCGGTCTTCCGCTATTCCCTGGAAGCCAAGGCAAAGAGTGCTGTGGCAGAGAAAAAGGACACGGCTTGGGAAGTTCCTGCTGAGCTCTGGAAGGCTGATAAAGACGAGCCCTCCATGGCTGCAAGTATCCTCGGCCATAAGGCCCTTGTAAGCAAAACAGATGAGGGCTATAAAGTTCAATTAACCTTTACGCCCTTAACCATAGGCAGCATCACCGGTTACTTGCAAGCGCTGGAAGTCTATGAAAGCAAAGATGACCAGACCCTGGGTAAGGCTCGGGCCCTGCCCTTAAAAGATGTAAAAAGCAATGAGCGCGGGATGATCGCTGCCAGCTTTATGACTGCAGACAAGCCTCAAGATATTTACTATTTGACTGTGACTTATACCATCGGGTCTGTTCCGGCAAACCGGTCTGCTTTAGCTGTGCCCGGAAAAGCATCTACCAGTACAGATCCGGTCCGTTTACGCCTGAATTGGAAAGAGGCCAAAGCAGTCACGGTTGCTGAGACCGATCCGGAGAAAGAAGACGCCAAGACCGCTTTGGACAAGGCGATTAAAGCCGCTCAAGCTAAACTGGCTGATGGCAAGACCTACACCGATGCCAGTAAGGCCGCTGTAGAAAAAGCGCTTACCGATGCCCAAGCCGCCCTGGATAAAGATACCGCCACTATGCAAGCCGCTACCGCTGCCCTGAATAAGGCCGTGACCAGTTTAGAAGAAAAAGCCGTTGATCAGGTCGAGACCGTGCCGATTAAGGTTTTTAAGGCAAATGAAGATAAGGAGTCTATGTCTTCCAAGGCAGTTATTCCGGAAGCTAAGGTCCAAAAAGTAGCAGAAGGTTGGCAGGTTGATGTTAGCTTCCAACCGATGAAGGTCATGGGTCTTACGGGGCATCTGGAAAAGGCTTATGTCTATGACAAGCTTGAAGATATGAAGGCCAAAAAAGCCAAAGACCTTCGCAAGGGTGTAGAAGTTATCGATAGGTATACTGAAAAAGATAAAGACTATCCGAAAACCATTCGTTTTATCAGTAAGGACAAACCGAAAGTTATCGGCCTTTGCGTGGTTGTTGATATGATGAGAGCTATGGGAGGAGACGGAGAAGCTGACCTGCGTTTGATTTTTGACTGGCCTGAAGAAAAACCGGCAGTTGATCAAGACAAAGAAGCCGCCAAGGCCGCTTTGGATAAGGCTATTAAAGCTGCTCAAGATAAACTGACTGACGGTAAGACCTACACCGATGCCAGCAAATCAGTCCTAGACAAAGCCTTAACTGAGGCCAAAGCTGCCCTGGATAAAGACACCGCCGATATGCAAACCGCTACCGCTGCCCTGAATAAGGCCGTAGCCGACTTAAAAGAAAAACCGGTAGTTGATAAAGACAAGGAAGCCGCCAAGGCAGCATTGACCAAGGCCATCGACCAAGCTAAGGCCAAACTGGCTGACGGTAAGACCTACACCGATGCCAGCAAATCAGTCCTAGACAAAGCCTTAACTGAGGCCAAAGCCGCTCTGGATAAAGACACCGCCGCTATGCAAGCCGCTACCGCTGCCCTAAATAAGGCCGTAGCCGACTTAAAAGAAAAACCGGTAGTTGATAAAGACAAAGAAGCCGCCAAGGCCGCTTTGACCAAGGCCATCGACCAAGCTAAGGCAAAACTGGCTGATGGCAAGACGTACACCGATGACAGCCGAGCAGCTGTTCAAGCAGCTCTTGCAAAAGCTCAGACTGCTCTGAATAGGGATACGGTTGAGATGAAGGAGGCCATCGAGGCCTTGAATCGGGCTGTGGCCAAGTTGCAAAGGGTTACCAAGAGCGAGCCGGAAGAAAAAGAATTCACAGTTAAGGCCTTTATCCGACATGCGTCAAAGGACGCTTACTCCATGGCCAACAAGGCCTTTTATCCTCAGGTAGAGGTCCTGGAAAAAGATGGCGAAGTCAGCTATACCCTTTACTTTAAATCATTAAGTGTCATGGGACAGCAAGGACGTATCACTGCCGTTACGGTAGACGGACAAGAGGCGGAACAAGTAACCGGCCGTGACAGCGAGTACAGCATCGGTTATCGCTTTACCCGTAACCGGCTTAAAGAGGATGAGATTAAGCTAAGCTTTAATGTTGATATGATGGCCGGTATGACACAGGATGCCATTTTAGTCTTGGATTGGTCGGGCAGCACATTGAAACCGAAGAAAGGCGCTGGTGATGCGGGCCTGCAGGCTGAAGAAGGCAAGAATTTTGCTGACAAAGAATTGAAAGCTTTGCTGGATAAGGCAGAAAAGCTGATGAAAGAGGACAAGTATTCGGCTAAAGACTTGGCAGCTTTAAAGAGGGCCCTTAAAGACGGCAAGGAAGCCAAAGATGAAGCAACGGCTAAACGGGCTAAAAAGGCCCTTATTGAGGCCATGGATGCCTTGAAAAAAGATCAAGTTCAACAAGAAGAAGCGCCGGAACAAGCTGGCAATAAGGCCTTTAGCCTGACTCAACCGACAGCCGGCTATATCAGCGGTTATCCCAATGGGACCTTCCAGCCAGCATCTTCCGTTAGTCGGGCAGAAGCAGCTGCTATGTTGGCAAAATTTGTAGTTGTGAATAAGCCGGTCAAGGCATCGGTTAAAGACCTTCCAGCCGACAGATGGTATAGCGAAAGCATGAAGACCCTGATATCTGCCGGTCTCTTAAGCGGTTATGAAGATGGGACCGTCCGTCCGGACCGGACCATGACCCGGGCTGAAATGATTGCCATGATTGTCAGAATGAAATCTCTGGCCTCTCAGCCGGCTACTTATACGGATTTGTCCGTCGGACACTGGGCTTATCAGATGATTGGTAGTGCTCAGGCTGCCGGCATTGTTTCCGGTTACCCGGATGGCTCCTTTAAACCGGACCAAGAGGTCAGTCGGGCAGAAATGGTGGCTATGATTAACCGCGCTTTTGCCTATGAAGGCAGCGGCGGCGACCGGACCTTTACCGACCTGGCACCGGATCACTGGGCTTACCAAGATATTCAAAAAGCCGCTCGTGCTTAA